A portion of the Thermomicrobiales bacterium genome contains these proteins:
- a CDS encoding deoxyguanosinetriphosphate triphosphohydrolase encodes MISDRTIREQLEARERAWLSPSASFSDAATRQRTEPKSDVRTEFQRDRDRVVHSKAFRRLMHKTQVFVAPSGDHYRTRLTHTLEVTQIARTIGRGLRLNEDLIEAIGLGHDLGHTPFGHAGEMALAEFLPNFRHNEQSLRVVDLLEKDGAGLNLTDQVRYGIVHHSKPDDELSRSFTGVSASLEGEAMRLADAIAYINHDWDDAVRAGIVTNSDLPRRVMEQLGHSHAQRIDTLVTDIIRASQVDAPEGRVEMSADTLAAANEMRAFLFERVYYPLNRTPNTVKAQGVIAALCDHYVTHLDQMPAEYRKRDDDPPERLVADFVASMTDRYAIERYRELFVPKYWD; translated from the coding sequence ATGATCTCGGATCGCACCATCCGCGAGCAGCTCGAGGCACGCGAGCGCGCGTGGCTGTCGCCGTCCGCGTCCTTCAGCGACGCTGCCACTCGCCAACGAACGGAACCGAAATCCGATGTGCGCACCGAGTTTCAGCGAGACCGGGACCGGGTGGTTCATTCCAAGGCATTCCGCCGGTTGATGCACAAGACACAGGTTTTTGTGGCCCCATCGGGAGATCACTACCGCACCCGGCTGACTCACACGCTCGAAGTCACCCAGATTGCCCGCACAATCGGGCGCGGCTTGCGGTTGAACGAAGACCTCATCGAGGCGATCGGGCTTGGCCACGACCTTGGGCACACTCCGTTCGGGCATGCTGGCGAGATGGCGCTCGCCGAGTTCTTGCCGAACTTTCGCCACAATGAGCAGAGCCTGCGGGTGGTGGATCTCCTCGAGAAGGACGGCGCTGGACTCAATTTGACCGATCAGGTGCGGTACGGAATCGTCCACCACTCGAAGCCGGATGACGAGCTGAGCCGATCGTTCACGGGCGTCTCTGCGTCGCTCGAAGGAGAAGCGATGCGCCTGGCCGATGCGATCGCCTACATCAATCACGATTGGGACGATGCGGTTCGGGCCGGGATCGTTACGAACAGCGACTTGCCAAGGCGGGTAATGGAGCAGCTTGGGCACTCACACGCGCAACGGATCGACACGCTGGTCACCGATATCATCCGCGCATCCCAGGTCGATGCACCGGAAGGGCGAGTGGAAATGTCCGCAGACACACTGGCGGCCGCCAATGAGATGCGTGCATTCCTGTTCGAACGGGTCTACTATCCCTTGAACCGCACCCCGAATACCGTGAAAGCGCAAGGGGTCATCGCCGCGCTCTGCGACCACTACGTGACGCACCTCGATCAGATGCCGGCAGAGTACCGAAAACGCGACGACGATCCGCCCGAGCGTCTCGTTGCCGACTTCGTCGCCAGCATGACCGACCGGTACGCGATCGAGCGGTATCGAGAACTCTTCGTTCCGAAGTATTGGGATTGA
- the dnaG gene encoding DNA primase: protein MAGNSVELIKERLDIVDIIGEKVQLKKTGRSFKGLCPFHQEKTPSFVVFPDSQHFHCFGCGKSGDLFTFYELAEKVDFREAMTELAQRAGVEIETYRPQTAVEADPSVAHSLDLNELAAELFSHVLLNSPAGQIGRDYLEKRGLDVATIQHFRLGFAPNSWDFLLRQFSARGKDPRAMYEAGLLQERENGSGYYDRFRNRLIFPIRDRDGVVVGFGARAMGDDQPKYLNSAQSAIFDKSRLLYGLDLAKDAIRDADRVVVVEGYMDIIAAHQFGHRNVVATMGTAVTESQIELVKRLTKRIVLALDADAAGQMAALRAIESIHSGLDQTEEFVPDPRTAFRIARRIDTEITVAELPVGKDPDELIRTSPELWDGVIDAARPYAEFLITKVTEGVDLNDPTAKRHAVDRLAPVLQLVPDELTRGHYAQMVARRLDLPFRDVQARLQRAVQSAAARATRPSVEPERVTSLQIEDHLIALLLKHRALVFDLMSEVPPDDIMDARNRTLLGMLRDDSLPDDTFGPEFVETLDPVLQNHATTLLDSLANR from the coding sequence ATGGCGGGCAACAGCGTCGAGCTCATCAAAGAACGGCTCGACATCGTCGACATCATTGGCGAAAAGGTTCAGCTCAAGAAGACCGGCCGCAGCTTCAAGGGGCTTTGCCCGTTCCACCAGGAGAAGACGCCGTCGTTCGTTGTCTTCCCGGACTCGCAGCATTTCCATTGTTTCGGTTGCGGAAAGAGTGGCGATCTCTTCACCTTCTACGAGTTGGCCGAGAAAGTCGATTTTCGCGAAGCGATGACCGAGCTCGCGCAACGCGCGGGTGTCGAAATCGAGACCTATCGACCGCAAACGGCCGTCGAAGCCGATCCTTCCGTTGCCCACTCGCTCGACCTGAACGAACTGGCCGCCGAGCTCTTTTCGCATGTTCTGCTGAACTCTCCGGCCGGCCAGATCGGGCGTGACTATCTCGAAAAGCGCGGGTTGGATGTAGCGACCATTCAGCATTTCCGGCTCGGATTCGCACCCAACTCCTGGGATTTCCTGTTGCGGCAGTTCTCGGCACGCGGCAAGGATCCGCGAGCCATGTACGAGGCCGGACTCTTGCAGGAACGGGAGAACGGCAGCGGCTACTACGACCGCTTTCGCAACCGGTTGATCTTCCCGATTCGCGACCGGGATGGCGTCGTCGTTGGCTTCGGCGCTCGCGCCATGGGTGACGATCAGCCAAAGTACCTGAACTCGGCGCAGTCAGCGATCTTCGACAAGAGCCGGCTCCTCTATGGGCTCGATCTTGCGAAAGACGCGATTCGCGACGCAGATCGCGTCGTTGTCGTCGAAGGCTACATGGATATTATCGCGGCGCATCAGTTTGGTCATCGAAACGTGGTTGCCACGATGGGAACGGCGGTCACGGAATCCCAGATCGAACTGGTCAAGCGCCTGACCAAGCGGATCGTACTCGCGCTCGACGCCGACGCCGCCGGGCAAATGGCGGCGCTGCGCGCGATCGAGTCGATTCATTCGGGACTCGACCAAACCGAGGAGTTCGTTCCCGATCCGCGCACCGCGTTTCGGATCGCCCGCAGGATCGATACCGAGATCACCGTGGCGGAACTGCCGGTTGGCAAAGACCCGGACGAGCTCATCCGAACCTCTCCCGAGCTCTGGGATGGCGTGATCGACGCGGCGCGACCGTACGCGGAGTTCCTCATCACCAAGGTGACCGAGGGCGTCGATCTCAACGATCCGACTGCGAAGCGACATGCGGTCGATCGTCTGGCCCCGGTGCTGCAACTGGTTCCGGACGAGCTCACGCGCGGTCACTACGCCCAGATGGTCGCTCGACGTCTCGATCTCCCCTTCCGGGACGTTCAGGCGCGTTTGCAGCGCGCCGTGCAAAGCGCTGCCGCCCGTGCAACTCGACCGAGCGTCGAGCCGGAACGTGTTACCAGTCTACAGATCGAAGATCATCTGATCGCGCTCCTCCTGAAGCACCGGGCGTTGGTATTCGACCTGATGTCGGAAGTTCCGCCCGATGACATTATGGATGCGCGCAATCGCACCCTGCTCGGCATGCTTCGCGACGATTCGCTGCCGGACGACACCTTCGGCCCTGAATTCGTCGAGACGCTCGATCCGGTCCTGCAGAACCATGCGACCACACTCCTCGATTCGCTCGCGAATCGGC